TTGGATAACATCGATAGCCTCTGGAACCAGGCGCTCGGAAAAATCGAAAAAAAAATCAGTAAACCAAGCTTTGAAACTTGGCTTAAATCAACCAAGGCTTATTTACTGCAAGGTGATACCTTAACAGTCACCGCTCCCAATGAATTTGCCAGGGATTGGCTTGAAGAACGCTATTCCCATCTTATTTCCGATGTATTGTTTGAACTTACCGGTGAGGAATTGGAAGCAAAATTCATCATCCCCCCCAATCAAGAAGATGATGATTTTACCGTTCCTGTTCAGCCTAAAAAGATAAAAAAACAGGACAAAGAGCATGCTGCATTTCCGCAGCATATGCTGAATGCGAAAAATACCTTCGATACATTTGTCATCGGCTCCGGCAATCGTTTTGCCCATGCCGCGTCTCTCGCTGTCGCAGAAGCTCCGGCCAAAGCCTATAATCCCTTATTCATATACGGGGGCGTAGGTCTTGGAAAAACTCATTTAATGCATGCAATCGGGCATTATGTTCTTGAGCATAATCCGAATGCAAAGGTCGTTTATTTATCGTCTGAAAAGTTCACGAATGAATTCATCAACTCGATCCGGGACAATAAAGCTGGGGAATTCCGTGATAGATACCGAAGCGTGGATGTTTTATTAATTGATGATATTCAATTTCTTGCGGGAAAAGAACAAACTCAAGAAGA
The DNA window shown above is from Peribacillus sp. FSL P2-0133 and carries:
- the dnaA gene encoding chromosomal replication initiator protein DnaA, with translation MDNIDSLWNQALGKIEKKISKPSFETWLKSTKAYLLQGDTLTVTAPNEFARDWLEERYSHLISDVLFELTGEELEAKFIIPPNQEDDDFTVPVQPKKIKKQDKEHAAFPQHMLNAKNTFDTFVIGSGNRFAHAASLAVAEAPAKAYNPLFIYGGVGLGKTHLMHAIGHYVLEHNPNAKVVYLSSEKFTNEFINSIRDNKAGEFRDRYRSVDVLLIDDIQFLAGKEQTQEEFFHTFNALHEESKQIVISSDRPPKEIPTLEDRLRSRFEWGLITDITPPDLETRIAILRKKAKAEGLDIPNEVMLYIANQIDSNIRELEGALIRVVAYSSLINKDINADLAAEALKDIIPSSKPKIITILEIQKTVGEHYSVKLEDFKAKKRTKSVAFPRQIAMYLSRELTDSSLPKIGDEFGGRDHTTVIHAHEKISKLMQTDTQLQRQVKEIQDQLRV